In a single window of the Pontibacter russatus genome:
- a CDS encoding amidohydrolase family protein yields MFLAAALALPLGAAQAQDKKEEAKWKVEAQHGPQKEVTVTTSEGTWMSVDVSPDGKEIIFDMLGDIYIMPAAGGKAKLLRSGRAYEVQPRFSPNGQYISFTSDAGGGDNIWVMKRDGSDARQITDENFRLLNNAVWTPDGEYIVARKHFTNTRSLGAGEMWMYHRTGGSGVQLTKRKNDQQDAGEPFASPDGKYIYFSEDMSGGSTFQYNKDPNGQIYVIRRVDRNTGEIENVVTGNGGAVRPVLSRDGKLLAFVRRVRTKSVLFVHDLKTGEEWPIYDNLNHDQQEAWAIFGLYPNFSWTPDDKHIVFWAGGKVNKVDVATKQVSNIPFEATATHQITDAVRHDHSKAGLSPKQFTAKAVRHAVTSPDGKTLVFNAAGFIYKKQLPNGKPERITQGRDFEFYPSFSPEGNSIVYATWNDENFSSLYKLDIRKRNAKPTKLTTEKGFYTEPRFSPDGKYIVYTREGGNNHQGYVHSREQGIYYMPADGGKATLVQEHGSSPQFNATSDRIFFTGRAGEKYAFKSVDLNGKEERTHYTSTYTDQFYPSPDNKWIAFVELFNGYIAPFSRNGTGLDLSAGTKAVPVARFTRDAGTSIHWSADSKKVNWVLGDEYFSNDLKERFAFVPGAPDKLPAIDTTGTKIGLQLKTDIPEGKMAFTNARIITMKGDEVIEGGTIVVDGNHIVAVGKNVQVPKDAKVIDANGKTIMPGIVDVHAHLGTFRLGMSPQKQWSYYANLAYGVTTTHDPSSTTEMVFSQSEAVKSGAMVGPRIYSTGTILYGADGNFKAVINSLDDARSHLRRLKAVGGFSVKSYNQPRREQRQQVIQAARELDMSVFPEGGSTFFHNMTMILDGHTGVEHNIPIAPLYKDVVEVWKASNTGYTPTLIVNYGAVNGEYYWYQKTNVWEKERLLRFTPRSVIDGRARFVTQVPDEEYENGYIKTSEACKLLTDNGVKVNLGAHGQLQGLGAHWELWMLQQGGMTNHEALRAATLNGAEYLGMSKEIGSLEVGKLADLIVLDQNPLENIRNSEHVQYTMVNGRLYDAATMAETGNYDKKPGSFWWENDKYATAFDWHEGTNTRFEGIAGEHCTCRH; encoded by the coding sequence ATGTTCCTGGCTGCAGCGCTGGCCCTCCCTTTAGGCGCGGCACAGGCACAGGACAAAAAAGAAGAAGCGAAGTGGAAAGTGGAAGCCCAGCACGGCCCGCAGAAAGAAGTCACCGTCACCACCAGCGAAGGCACCTGGATGAGCGTGGACGTGAGCCCGGACGGAAAGGAGATCATCTTCGACATGCTCGGCGACATTTATATTATGCCCGCGGCGGGCGGCAAGGCAAAGCTGCTGCGCAGCGGCCGCGCCTACGAGGTGCAGCCCCGCTTCAGCCCGAACGGCCAGTATATATCCTTCACCTCGGATGCGGGCGGCGGCGACAACATCTGGGTCATGAAGCGCGATGGCTCCGACGCCAGGCAAATCACAGACGAAAATTTCCGCTTACTGAACAACGCCGTCTGGACACCGGACGGAGAATACATTGTGGCCCGTAAGCATTTCACCAACACCCGCTCGCTGGGTGCCGGCGAGATGTGGATGTATCACCGCACCGGCGGCAGCGGCGTGCAGCTCACCAAGCGCAAAAACGACCAGCAGGACGCTGGAGAGCCTTTTGCCTCACCCGATGGTAAGTACATCTACTTTTCGGAGGATATGAGTGGCGGCTCCACGTTTCAGTACAACAAAGACCCGAACGGCCAGATTTATGTCATCCGCCGCGTAGACCGCAACACCGGCGAGATTGAGAATGTGGTGACCGGCAACGGCGGCGCCGTGCGCCCGGTGCTCTCCCGCGACGGAAAACTGCTGGCCTTCGTGCGCCGCGTGCGCACCAAGTCTGTGCTGTTTGTACACGATTTAAAGACCGGGGAAGAGTGGCCCATATACGACAACCTGAACCACGACCAGCAGGAAGCCTGGGCCATTTTCGGGCTCTACCCCAACTTCTCCTGGACACCCGATGACAAGCACATCGTGTTCTGGGCCGGGGGCAAAGTCAACAAAGTGGATGTGGCCACCAAGCAGGTGAGCAATATTCCGTTCGAGGCGACGGCCACGCACCAGATTACCGACGCCGTGCGCCACGACCACAGCAAGGCAGGCCTCTCTCCGAAGCAGTTCACCGCCAAAGCCGTCCGCCACGCCGTCACCTCCCCCGACGGAAAGACGCTGGTGTTCAACGCCGCCGGGTTTATATATAAAAAACAACTGCCAAACGGCAAGCCCGAGCGCATCACCCAGGGTCGGGATTTCGAGTTCTATCCTTCCTTCTCGCCAGAAGGCAACTCCATTGTGTACGCCACCTGGAACGACGAGAACTTCAGCAGCCTCTACAAGCTCGATATCCGCAAGAGAAACGCCAAGCCAACCAAGCTGACCACGGAAAAGGGCTTTTACACCGAGCCCAGGTTCTCGCCCGACGGGAAGTACATCGTCTATACCCGCGAGGGCGGAAACAACCACCAGGGCTACGTGCACAGCAGGGAGCAGGGGATTTACTATATGCCCGCCGACGGCGGCAAAGCCACGCTGGTGCAGGAGCATGGCTCCTCGCCGCAGTTCAACGCCACCTCCGACCGTATTTTCTTCACGGGCCGCGCCGGCGAGAAGTATGCCTTCAAGAGCGTGGACCTGAACGGCAAAGAGGAGCGGACACACTATACCTCCACCTACACCGACCAGTTCTACCCAAGTCCCGACAACAAGTGGATTGCCTTCGTGGAGTTGTTCAACGGCTATATAGCCCCTTTCTCCAGGAACGGGACCGGGCTTGACTTGAGCGCCGGAACGAAAGCCGTGCCAGTCGCCCGCTTCACCCGCGACGCCGGTACCAGCATCCACTGGTCCGCCGACAGCAAAAAGGTAAACTGGGTGCTGGGCGATGAATACTTTTCCAATGACCTGAAAGAGCGCTTCGCGTTTGTACCCGGCGCGCCGGACAAACTCCCGGCCATCGACACCACCGGCACCAAAATCGGGCTTCAGCTGAAAACGGATATACCGGAAGGCAAAATGGCCTTCACCAACGCCCGCATCATCACGATGAAAGGCGATGAGGTGATAGAAGGCGGAACGATTGTGGTGGATGGCAACCACATAGTGGCGGTTGGCAAAAACGTGCAGGTGCCCAAAGACGCCAAAGTGATTGACGCGAATGGCAAAACCATTATGCCGGGCATCGTGGATGTGCATGCGCACCTGGGCACCTTCCGGCTGGGCATGAGCCCGCAGAAACAGTGGTCTTACTATGCCAACCTGGCCTACGGCGTTACCACCACCCACGACCCCTCTTCCACCACCGAAATGGTGTTTAGCCAATCGGAGGCGGTGAAGTCGGGTGCTATGGTGGGCCCGCGCATCTACTCAACAGGCACCATCCTGTATGGCGCTGATGGAAACTTCAAGGCCGTGATCAACAGCCTCGACGATGCCCGCTCGCACCTGCGCCGCCTCAAAGCGGTGGGCGGCTTCTCGGTGAAGAGCTACAACCAGCCCCGCCGCGAGCAGCGCCAGCAGGTGATTCAGGCGGCCCGCGAACTGGACATGAGCGTCTTTCCCGAGGGTGGCTCCACCTTCTTCCACAACATGACCATGATCCTGGACGGCCATACCGGCGTGGAGCACAACATTCCGATAGCCCCGCTTTATAAAGATGTGGTAGAGGTCTGGAAGGCCTCCAATACGGGTTATACCCCTACCCTTATCGTGAACTATGGTGCGGTGAACGGCGAGTATTACTGGTACCAGAAGACGAATGTGTGGGAGAAAGAGCGCCTGCTCCGGTTCACGCCCCGCTCCGTGATTGACGGCCGCGCCCGCTTCGTGACGCAGGTGCCGGACGAGGAGTACGAGAACGGCTATATCAAAACCTCCGAGGCCTGTAAACTCTTAACAGACAACGGCGTGAAAGTGAACCTGGGGGCACACGGCCAGTTGCAGGGCCTGGGGGCGCACTGGGAACTCTGGATGCTGCAGCAGGGCGGCATGACAAACCACGAGGCCCTGCGCGCTGCCACCCTGAATGGGGCGGAATACCTGGGCATGAGCAAGGAAATCGGCTCGTTGGAAGTGGGCAAGCTGGCTGACCTGATCGTGCTGGACCAGAACCCGCTGGAGAACATCCGCAACTCGGAGCACGTGCAGTACACCATGGTGAACGGCCGCCTGTATGACGCCGCTACCATGGCCGAAACGGGTAACTACGACAAAAAGCCGGGCAGCTTCTGGTGGGAGAACGACAAATACGCCACCGCTTTTGACTGGCACGAAGGCACCAACACCCGCTTCGAGGGCATCGCCGGAGAGCATTGCACCTGCCGCCATTAA
- a CDS encoding DsbA family oxidoreductase produces the protein MLQIKVYSDYVCPYCFFGEVVLERALQGMENKVEIEWMPFELRPYPNPTLKPEEDYLQTTWQNSVYPMAAQLDIDIVLPRVSPQPYTHLAFGGYQYAKEKGRGEAYTHRMFTAFFQEEQDIGDIAILTKLAKELGLDEKEFGEALESGKYREAHQQALRHAYEEAGISAVPTFIIGNKKVRGLLREEDMRKLITQELA, from the coding sequence ATGCTACAGATTAAAGTTTACTCCGACTACGTTTGCCCATACTGCTTCTTTGGGGAAGTGGTGCTGGAACGGGCGCTGCAGGGCATGGAGAATAAAGTGGAGATAGAATGGATGCCCTTCGAGCTGCGGCCCTACCCGAACCCGACGCTGAAGCCGGAGGAGGATTACCTGCAGACGACCTGGCAAAATTCCGTGTATCCGATGGCGGCGCAACTGGATATAGACATCGTGCTGCCCAGGGTGTCGCCACAGCCATATACCCATCTTGCGTTCGGGGGCTACCAGTATGCGAAGGAGAAAGGCCGGGGTGAAGCTTACACGCACCGGATGTTCACAGCGTTCTTTCAGGAAGAGCAAGATATAGGAGATATAGCTATACTGACAAAACTGGCAAAGGAGCTCGGGCTGGATGAAAAAGAGTTTGGGGAGGCGCTTGAGTCCGGCAAATACAGGGAGGCCCACCAACAGGCGCTGCGACATGCCTATGAGGAAGCAGGGATATCGGCCGTGCCGACCTTTATCATCGGGAATAAGAAGGTGCGCGGTTTGCTGCGCGAGGAAGATATGAGGAAGCTGATAACGCAGGAACTGGCGTAG
- a CDS encoding MFS transporter, protein MLSSITAQGRSKSVYRMAVGCFFFLQGLSFASWGSRIPTIQQQMGLSEAGLGGVLLALPLGLLVSLPVAGWLIAKTGSRGVVVFAAMLYNLTLVTIGYATSPLQLVAVLFVFGFAGNLVNISINTQGVGVEALYEKPIMASFHGLWSLAGFSGAAIGTLMIGEGVTPHRHFLLIMIGCFLAIAFAARHLLREDVNSDADRPIFVMPDRSLIDLGIICFFAMICEGAMFDWSGVYFKKVLGAENAWIGAGYTAFMCTMAGTRFVADWFTGRFGLQRILQASGLLTALGLLIAVLLPHLYTAILGFLLVGAGVSAVVPLVYSAAGKSKVMSPGVALAAVSTIGFSGFLMGPPLIGFVAAATSLRISFTIIALMGLSIAVVATKSKSIV, encoded by the coding sequence ATGCTCTCTTCTATAACCGCCCAGGGCCGCTCAAAATCTGTTTACCGGATGGCCGTGGGCTGCTTTTTCTTTTTGCAGGGACTTTCCTTTGCCAGCTGGGGTTCCCGCATCCCTACCATCCAGCAGCAGATGGGCCTGTCGGAGGCCGGGCTGGGCGGTGTGCTGCTGGCGCTGCCACTGGGGCTGCTGGTCTCGCTGCCGGTGGCAGGGTGGCTGATTGCCAAAACCGGGAGCAGGGGCGTCGTGGTTTTCGCCGCCATGCTCTATAACCTGACGCTGGTAACCATCGGCTACGCCACAAGCCCCCTGCAGTTGGTAGCGGTACTGTTTGTGTTTGGCTTCGCCGGGAACCTGGTGAATATCTCGATAAATACGCAGGGGGTGGGCGTGGAAGCCTTATATGAGAAACCCATCATGGCTTCTTTTCATGGCCTGTGGAGCCTGGCCGGTTTTTCAGGAGCCGCCATCGGCACCCTGATGATCGGGGAGGGCGTCACCCCGCACCGGCATTTCCTCCTGATCATGATCGGCTGCTTCTTAGCTATCGCTTTTGCTGCCCGCCATCTGCTGCGCGAGGACGTGAACTCGGACGCCGACAGGCCCATCTTTGTCATGCCGGACCGGTCATTGATCGACCTGGGCATTATATGCTTCTTTGCGATGATATGCGAGGGAGCGATGTTCGACTGGAGCGGCGTGTATTTCAAGAAAGTGCTGGGGGCTGAGAACGCATGGATTGGCGCTGGCTATACCGCTTTTATGTGTACGATGGCAGGCACCCGCTTTGTGGCAGACTGGTTCACGGGCCGGTTCGGGCTGCAGCGCATCCTGCAGGCAAGCGGCCTGCTGACTGCCCTGGGCTTGCTGATAGCCGTGCTGCTGCCGCATTTGTATACCGCCATCCTCGGCTTCCTGCTGGTGGGCGCGGGTGTGTCGGCGGTGGTGCCACTGGTATACAGTGCGGCCGGAAAATCGAAGGTGATGTCGCCGGGGGTGGCGCTGGCCGCCGTGTCCACCATCGGCTTCTCCGGCTTCCTGATGGGGCCTCCCCTGATTGGTTTTGTGGCCGCCGCCACCAGCCTCCGCATTTCCTTCACCATCATTGCCCTCATGGGCCTGAGCATTGCGGTAGTGGCCACCAAATCAAAATCGATAGTGTAA
- a CDS encoding tellurite resistance TerB family protein, producing MEQEQTTLLKEYTQEEKGAYFGALASMASADGKTTEEELEFLSLMGEAAELPENVQQEVVQIAKNPSQINVQKCLDVLKRSQLRFSFITDIISFAKADGHYAPEEQQEIQRMADYLDVNQKQYSILEQYVNKADEAQKQGEDPTSQSFLNKNGFGDMFKNAGISPQMVQGIIGIAAPFVIAKLLGGGRRKRYGGGMMGGMGGGLLGGLLGGGGMGGGMYRSGGGLGSIISILGGLNGKRGYGNVRRSGGLGGLLGGLLGGRRGGSGW from the coding sequence ATGGAACAGGAACAGACAACATTGCTAAAAGAATATACACAGGAGGAAAAGGGCGCTTACTTTGGGGCGCTCGCCAGCATGGCGTCTGCCGACGGCAAAACGACAGAGGAGGAGCTGGAGTTTCTGAGCCTGATGGGCGAGGCGGCCGAGCTTCCGGAGAATGTGCAGCAGGAGGTGGTGCAGATAGCGAAGAACCCTTCGCAGATTAACGTGCAGAAGTGCCTGGATGTGCTGAAGCGCAGCCAGCTCCGGTTCTCCTTTATTACCGATATCATCAGCTTCGCGAAGGCCGACGGGCATTATGCGCCGGAAGAGCAGCAGGAGATACAGCGGATGGCCGACTACCTGGACGTGAACCAGAAGCAGTACAGCATACTGGAGCAGTACGTGAATAAAGCCGACGAGGCGCAAAAGCAGGGGGAAGACCCCACCTCCCAATCTTTTCTGAACAAGAATGGCTTCGGTGATATGTTTAAAAACGCAGGCATCTCCCCCCAGATGGTGCAGGGCATTATAGGCATCGCGGCCCCTTTCGTGATAGCGAAGCTGCTGGGCGGAGGTCGCCGCAAACGCTATGGCGGTGGCATGATGGGCGGAATGGGCGGCGGATTGCTCGGCGGCCTGCTAGGTGGCGGGGGCATGGGTGGCGGCATGTACCGTAGCGGCGGCGGGCTCGGCTCCATTATCTCCATCCTGGGAGGGCTGAACGGTAAAAGAGGCTATGGCAATGTCCGGCGGTCCGGTGGCCTTGGAGGCCTGCTGGGCGGACTGCTCGGTGGCCGCCGTGGTGGCTCTGGATGGTAA
- a CDS encoding TolC family protein, protein MFNIKKAALLLLLLAGLLPHLAHSQDQLTLDEAVRIGLQQNYDIRIADTEDEIGSNNATLGNAGFFPTVTGRATRDFSRNNTRNQFESEPAREISNLRNNSSNASVQLAWTLFDGGRMFIAYNRLQALEKSGQLVTKATIENTIADISDAYYEVVRQAHKINALEDAIEISAQRVAITQEQYNVGVSAKVEILRAQVDYNADQSELLRQQEALQNAKIDLNQLLGRDPDISFVATDTIVVDRQLEYQGADANLLAANPALQRLQLEREIAQYDLRSARALRLPTLGVSGSYGYNKSLQDPVIYGNIFGTNESQRQGFNYGLTLSLPIFNGFNINRQVQNSRINIESAKLQYAQVQNTLESELARAYSRYANRMKLLDLEEANLKLADQNAEIAVERYRLGLLTAIELREAQRNQLIASNRLIDIRYEAKAAEVEIKRLTSSLLQEAEVN, encoded by the coding sequence ATGTTCAATATTAAAAAAGCCGCTCTGCTACTCCTTCTATTGGCGGGCCTGCTCCCCCACCTGGCCCATAGCCAGGACCAGTTGACTTTGGATGAAGCCGTCCGCATCGGGCTGCAGCAGAACTACGACATCCGAATCGCGGACACAGAGGATGAGATCGGCTCCAACAACGCCACCCTGGGCAACGCCGGCTTCTTCCCGACCGTCACCGGCAGGGCTACCCGCGATTTCTCCCGCAACAACACCCGCAACCAGTTCGAGAGCGAGCCTGCGCGCGAAATCTCGAACCTGCGCAACAACAGCTCCAACGCCAGCGTGCAGCTAGCCTGGACCCTGTTTGACGGAGGCCGCATGTTCATTGCCTACAACAGGCTGCAGGCCCTCGAAAAATCGGGGCAGCTCGTGACAAAGGCCACCATCGAGAACACCATCGCCGATATTTCGGACGCCTACTATGAGGTGGTCCGGCAGGCGCACAAGATTAATGCGCTGGAGGACGCCATCGAGATATCCGCGCAGCGCGTGGCCATTACGCAGGAGCAGTACAATGTGGGGGTGAGCGCGAAGGTGGAAATTCTGCGGGCGCAGGTAGACTACAATGCCGACCAGTCGGAGCTGCTGCGGCAGCAGGAGGCCCTGCAGAACGCGAAGATAGACCTGAACCAGCTACTGGGCCGCGACCCGGACATCAGCTTTGTGGCCACCGACACGATTGTGGTGGACCGGCAGTTGGAGTACCAGGGAGCGGATGCGAACCTGCTGGCCGCCAACCCTGCGCTCCAGCGGCTGCAGCTGGAAAGAGAGATAGCCCAATATGACCTGCGCTCGGCGCGGGCGCTGCGCCTGCCCACGCTGGGGGTGTCCGGCAGCTACGGCTACAACAAATCGCTGCAGGACCCCGTGATATATGGCAACATCTTCGGCACCAACGAAAGCCAGCGCCAGGGCTTCAACTATGGCCTTACGCTGTCGCTGCCCATCTTCAACGGGTTTAACATCAACCGCCAGGTGCAGAACTCCCGCATCAACATAGAGAGCGCGAAGCTGCAATATGCGCAGGTGCAGAACACGCTGGAGTCGGAGCTGGCGCGTGCCTATAGCCGGTATGCCAACCGCATGAAGCTGCTGGACCTGGAGGAGGCGAACCTGAAACTGGCAGACCAGAACGCCGAGATAGCCGTGGAGCGCTACCGCCTGGGCCTGCTTACCGCCATCGAACTGCGCGAGGCGCAGCGCAACCAGCTGATAGCCAGCAACCGCCTGATAGACATCCGCTACGAGGCCAAAGCCGCCGAGGTAGAGATCAAACGCCTGACAAGCTCCCTGCTGCAGGAAGCTGAAGTAAATTAG
- a CDS encoding efflux RND transporter permease subunit, whose translation MASLSNISIRRPVLAIVMSITIIVFGIIGINFLGIREYPSVDPPIINVSTSYTGANAETIESEITEPLEESINGIAGIRTLTSSSSEGRSNITVEFNLDVDLETAANDVRDRVARAQRRLPEDAEPPTVSKADADSNPILMLGMKSETRSLLELSDIATNVFKEQLQTIPGVSSVGIWGDKRYSMRLWMDPDKLAALQVTPVEVQQAIMRQNVELPSGSIEGASTELSVRTMGRISTVEEFNNVVIREDENRLIRFRDVGFAELAPENDKTVLRYNGIPMLGIVLIPQPGSNQIEIADEFYRRLEQIKKDVPDDIELLIGFDNSQYIKASLAEVEETFLIAFGLVVLIIFLFLRDWRSTLIPIVAIPVSLIGTFFVMYLMGFSINVLTLLGIVLAIGLVVDDAIVMLENIYARIEDGQEPNKAAKKGSEEIYFAIISTTVALAAVFMPVAFLEDTTGRLFREFGIVVASAVIISAFVSLTLTPMMSAKMLKRHERPNWFYRKTEPFFTALTNGYRSSLESFMRVRWVAFLFIIGSTGAIWWLMTSLPSELSPDEDRSGIRINATGPEGASFEFMDRYMNEVTALVNDSVEGLESITTMTRNPTSGFIRLRLVEPDKRTKSQQELVNQIPKLINQVPGARAFASGDKGLGGGRGAGQPIQFVVQAQSMDKLREIIPPFLQAAQNDPTFNFVDVDLKFSKPELRVEIDREKALSMGVSARDISQTLQSGLSGMRYGYFVKGGKQYQIIGQVARDDRSEPLDLRSLHIKNNQGELIQLDNLIELSEESASPEIYRFNRFAAATFSATLTEGKTIGDGIEAMDAIADKVLDETYQTALTGQSRDFSESGGSLLFAFLLALGLIYLALAAQFESFRDPIIIMFTVPLALAGALLSLWYFDQTLNIFSQIGMIMLVGLVTKNGILLVEFSNQRKEQGLGRYDAAIDSAVSRFRPILMTSLATILGTLPIALALGAGAESRVSMGIAVVGGLLFSTGLTLYVIPAIYSYFSSRAPKRAVEVAEEPEKHKAAVEA comes from the coding sequence ATGGCAAGTCTATCAAACATAAGCATAAGGCGCCCGGTGCTGGCCATCGTGATGAGCATCACGATCATCGTGTTCGGTATCATCGGAATCAACTTTCTGGGCATACGCGAGTACCCCAGCGTGGACCCGCCCATCATCAACGTCTCCACCTCCTACACCGGGGCCAATGCCGAAACGATTGAGTCGGAGATTACGGAGCCGCTGGAGGAGTCCATCAACGGCATCGCTGGCATCCGGACGCTCACCTCCTCCAGCAGCGAGGGGCGAAGCAACATCACCGTGGAGTTTAACCTGGACGTTGACCTGGAGACAGCCGCCAACGACGTGCGCGACCGCGTGGCCAGGGCGCAGCGCAGGCTGCCGGAGGACGCCGAGCCGCCCACCGTGTCCAAGGCCGACGCGGACTCCAATCCCATCCTGATGCTGGGCATGAAAAGCGAGACGCGCTCGCTGCTGGAACTCTCCGACATAGCCACCAACGTTTTTAAGGAACAGCTGCAAACCATCCCGGGCGTGAGCTCCGTGGGCATCTGGGGCGATAAGCGTTACTCCATGCGCCTTTGGATGGACCCCGACAAACTGGCTGCCCTGCAGGTGACGCCCGTGGAGGTGCAGCAGGCCATCATGCGCCAGAACGTCGAGTTGCCTTCCGGCAGCATCGAGGGAGCCTCCACCGAGCTCTCCGTCCGGACCATGGGCCGCATCTCCACGGTGGAGGAATTCAACAATGTCGTTATCCGGGAAGATGAGAACCGCCTCATCCGCTTCCGGGATGTCGGTTTCGCAGAGCTGGCGCCGGAGAACGACAAGACTGTTTTAAGGTACAACGGCATCCCGATGCTGGGGATAGTGCTCATCCCGCAGCCGGGCTCCAACCAGATCGAGATTGCCGACGAGTTCTACAGGCGCCTGGAGCAGATTAAAAAGGATGTGCCCGACGACATTGAGCTCCTGATCGGCTTCGACAACTCGCAATACATAAAAGCCTCGCTGGCGGAAGTGGAGGAGACCTTCCTGATCGCCTTTGGCCTGGTGGTGCTCATCATCTTCCTCTTCCTGCGCGACTGGCGCTCCACCCTCATCCCGATCGTGGCCATCCCGGTTTCGCTGATAGGCACCTTCTTCGTGATGTACCTGATGGGGTTCTCCATTAACGTGCTGACGCTGCTGGGTATCGTGCTGGCCATTGGTTTGGTGGTGGACGATGCCATTGTGATGCTGGAGAACATCTATGCCCGTATAGAGGACGGGCAGGAGCCGAACAAGGCGGCGAAGAAAGGCTCTGAGGAGATATACTTCGCCATTATCTCCACCACGGTTGCGCTGGCGGCGGTGTTTATGCCGGTTGCCTTCCTCGAGGACACTACCGGCCGCCTCTTCCGGGAGTTCGGAATCGTGGTGGCCAGCGCCGTTATCATCTCGGCCTTTGTTTCGCTCACGCTTACGCCCATGATGTCGGCCAAGATGCTGAAGCGCCACGAGCGGCCCAACTGGTTCTACCGCAAAACAGAGCCTTTCTTCACCGCCCTCACCAACGGCTACCGCAGCAGCCTCGAAAGCTTCATGCGGGTGCGCTGGGTAGCCTTCCTGTTCATCATCGGCTCCACAGGCGCCATCTGGTGGCTGATGACCTCACTGCCTTCCGAACTGAGCCCGGACGAGGACAGAAGCGGCATCCGCATCAACGCCACCGGCCCGGAGGGCGCTTCCTTCGAGTTTATGGACAGGTATATGAACGAGGTGACGGCCCTGGTGAACGACTCAGTGGAAGGCCTGGAGAGCATCACGACGATGACGCGCAACCCAACCTCCGGATTTATACGCCTGCGCCTCGTGGAGCCTGACAAACGCACCAAGTCGCAGCAGGAGCTGGTCAACCAAATACCCAAACTCATCAACCAGGTGCCCGGCGCAAGGGCCTTCGCCTCCGGCGACAAGGGCCTGGGAGGCGGCCGCGGGGCGGGGCAGCCGATACAGTTTGTGGTGCAGGCGCAAAGCATGGACAAGCTCCGTGAGATCATCCCCCCCTTCCTGCAGGCGGCACAGAACGACCCCACTTTCAACTTCGTGGACGTCGACCTGAAATTCAGCAAGCCGGAACTGCGGGTGGAGATCGACCGGGAGAAGGCCCTCTCGATGGGAGTGAGCGCCCGCGACATCTCCCAGACCCTGCAGTCAGGGCTAAGCGGCATGCGCTACGGTTATTTCGTGAAAGGCGGAAAGCAGTACCAGATCATCGGGCAGGTGGCCCGCGACGACAGGAGCGAACCGCTCGACCTGCGAAGCCTCCACATCAAGAACAACCAGGGCGAACTGATCCAGCTCGACAACCTGATAGAACTCAGCGAGGAAAGCGCCTCTCCTGAGATATACCGCTTCAACCGCTTTGCAGCTGCCACCTTCAGCGCCACCCTGACCGAGGGCAAGACCATCGGTGACGGCATCGAGGCCATGGACGCCATTGCCGACAAAGTGCTGGACGAGACGTACCAGACAGCCCTCACCGGGCAGTCGCGCGATTTCTCGGAGAGTGGCGGCAGTTTGCTGTTTGCCTTCCTGCTGGCCCTGGGCCTCATCTACCTGGCGCTGGCGGCGCAGTTCGAGAGCTTCCGCGACCCGATCATCATCATGTTCACGGTGCCGCTGGCCCTTGCAGGCGCGCTTCTTAGTTTGTGGTACTTCGACCAGACACTCAACATTTTCAGCCAGATTGGCATGATCATGCTGGTGGGACTGGTTACCAAGAACGGCATCCTGCTGGTGGAATTCTCGAACCAGCGGAAAGAGCAGGGCCTGGGCAGGTATGATGCCGCCATCGACTCGGCCGTTTCCCGCTTCCGCCCGATCCTGATGACCTCGCTGGCCACCATCCTGGGCACGCTGCCTATTGCCCTGGCCCTGGGCGCCGGCGCCGAAAGCCGTGTGTCGATGGGTATCGCCGTGGTGGGCGGGCTTCTTTTCTCCACCGGCCTGACCCTGTACGTGATTCCGGCCATATACTCTTACTTCTCTTCCAGAGCGCCAAAGCGCGCCGTGGAGGTTGCGGAAGAACCGGAGAAACACAAAGCCGCCGTTGAGGCATAA